One stretch of Akkermansia sp. RCC_12PD DNA includes these proteins:
- a CDS encoding LptF/LptG family permease, which produces MANPAQHLRQWFTFLVLLVLGGVAAWFLMPREWSQMQWEIPGTPSEYPLAQLLRPWLILLGCFLPAAGMFLYNCSDIMDRYVARTWFTAFMMCTAILTLIYIIGDFADNVGDLMNLESPLEGTFRFYLSQLPMILNLILPYTLLLGTLWALTKLSSSSEITGMLQSGRSLLRINSPVIIGAVFAAVYFGIFGFHWAPNSTLYRKLMFSSLSQNKNDSSRSIIYKNDDESRIWYIGDPPGIDSPGEPFRQVRVEQFGAPGKMEYELFADEASWDPHSRTWTFLHAIEKAYPQQQPRELNGVPLFSGDGYQTRKKPYSETPWQLISPNVRVDTQGTPALQEIIKAGSTNAKQLRSLETEWHVRIARMFSCIILTFIAIPSAITFQRRSTMSGIGIALFLAAAMLFLYEFFPTLASAGYLPTWLGAWMPNIIYTVIAIRLFQTRLAHRGFLEMLKGLEKTPAHDHS; this is translated from the coding sequence ATGGCAAACCCGGCACAACATCTCCGCCAATGGTTCACATTCCTTGTCCTGCTTGTGCTGGGAGGCGTGGCGGCCTGGTTCCTGATGCCGCGGGAGTGGTCCCAGATGCAGTGGGAAATACCCGGCACGCCCTCCGAATATCCGCTTGCACAGCTTCTGCGTCCGTGGCTGATCCTTCTCGGCTGCTTTCTCCCCGCCGCGGGCATGTTCCTCTACAACTGCTCGGACATCATGGACAGGTATGTGGCGCGCACCTGGTTCACCGCGTTCATGATGTGCACGGCCATTCTGACCCTGATCTACATCATCGGAGACTTCGCGGACAACGTGGGAGACCTGATGAATCTGGAATCCCCCCTGGAAGGCACTTTCCGCTTTTACCTGAGCCAGCTCCCCATGATCCTGAACCTTATTCTGCCCTACACGCTGCTGCTGGGCACGCTGTGGGCACTCACCAAGCTTTCCTCCTCCTCGGAAATCACTGGAATGCTGCAATCCGGCCGATCCCTCCTCCGGATCAACTCCCCGGTCATCATCGGCGCCGTCTTTGCCGCCGTTTACTTCGGTATCTTCGGGTTCCACTGGGCGCCGAACTCCACGCTGTACCGGAAACTCATGTTCTCCTCCCTGAGCCAGAACAAAAATGACAGCTCCCGAAGCATTATTTACAAGAATGACGACGAATCCCGAATCTGGTACATCGGCGATCCTCCCGGCATAGACTCCCCGGGCGAACCGTTCAGACAGGTGCGCGTAGAACAGTTCGGAGCTCCAGGAAAAATGGAATACGAGCTATTCGCGGACGAAGCCTCCTGGGACCCGCATTCCAGAACGTGGACCTTCCTCCATGCCATTGAGAAAGCCTATCCCCAGCAGCAGCCCAGGGAACTGAACGGGGTTCCCCTATTCTCCGGAGACGGGTATCAAACGCGGAAAAAACCTTATTCCGAAACTCCTTGGCAGCTCATCTCCCCCAATGTCCGGGTAGATACCCAGGGAACACCGGCCCTGCAGGAAATCATCAAGGCGGGCTCCACCAACGCCAAGCAGCTCAGAAGCCTGGAAACGGAGTGGCACGTGAGAATTGCGCGCATGTTTTCCTGCATCATTCTGACGTTCATCGCCATTCCCTCCGCCATCACGTTCCAGAGGCGCTCCACGATGTCCGGCATAGGCATTGCATTGTTCCTGGCGGCAGCCATGCTGTTCCTGTATGAATTCTTCCCCACCCTGGCATCGGCCGGGTACCTGCCCACCTGGCTGGGCGCCTGGATGCCCAACATCATTTACACCGTCATCGCCATCCGTTTGTTCCAGACCAGGCTGGCACACAGGGGCTTCCTGGAAATGCTGAAAGGCCTGGAAAAAACGCCTGCCCATGACCATTCCTGA
- a CDS encoding WD40 repeat domain-containing protein → MKFLAAGIACCGLSGAQLPLREPVPLQGRQVCSIPAGKQGAGSAIFSPDGSRLLVCGKGVPSLWAIPSGKKVADLVRPPLWDEPSLWNSFSFSGDGSRILAEAGRGQNGYFYTVWDAVAGTLLGKTQGPYKRQAVFQGLLSPDGSLLLGRGSVKGWTVHEVTEEGISSPFRAVSEKGKFFTYSPDGGRAAFFNQDGYVAVWDLLQGKELWKKPGGRKGASVDVVRFSKDGSAVFVADRAGECAEIYDLEHHRILEKTGVADRQTTSLSSPLFGIVKPFSRMCFDPENKVMRKVDLPVSTMRSQLKEASGKFENPFKAKRSADFESNNPPDIFYVTRDGRYAVMAQFSGCSLYNYEPAVLIWDIGKKRASGEVVYWFPFILYMEISPGEKYLHFHGGNRAPEGVVSFASGTPMKAPGKILAFSADDSMIAWLDGENVRVWKISGNGESGN, encoded by the coding sequence ATGAAGTTCCTCGCTGCCGGCATCGCCTGCTGCGGGCTGTCCGGCGCACAGCTGCCCCTTCGGGAACCTGTGCCGCTGCAGGGGCGGCAGGTGTGTTCCATTCCTGCGGGAAAACAGGGAGCGGGAAGTGCCATTTTTTCCCCTGATGGGAGCCGCCTCCTGGTTTGCGGAAAGGGCGTGCCTTCCTTGTGGGCCATTCCTTCGGGAAAGAAAGTCGCGGATTTGGTGCGCCCTCCTTTATGGGACGAGCCTTCCTTATGGAACAGTTTTTCTTTTTCTGGCGATGGATCACGCATTCTGGCGGAAGCGGGCAGGGGGCAGAATGGTTATTTTTATACCGTGTGGGATGCCGTGGCGGGTACTCTTCTTGGAAAGACACAGGGGCCTTATAAAAGGCAAGCGGTTTTCCAGGGGTTGCTGAGTCCGGATGGCTCTCTGCTTTTAGGGAGGGGAAGTGTAAAGGGCTGGACGGTACATGAAGTGACGGAGGAAGGCATCAGTTCGCCATTTCGTGCCGTATCGGAGAAAGGGAAGTTTTTTACCTATTCCCCGGATGGAGGCAGGGCAGCGTTTTTTAATCAGGACGGGTATGTAGCCGTGTGGGATTTGTTGCAGGGAAAAGAACTCTGGAAGAAACCGGGAGGAAGAAAAGGCGCTTCCGTGGACGTCGTCCGGTTCAGTAAAGACGGTTCGGCAGTATTTGTAGCAGACAGGGCGGGAGAATGTGCGGAAATATATGATCTGGAGCATCATCGGATTTTGGAGAAAACCGGCGTGGCAGACCGGCAGACGACTTCTCTCTCGAGCCCCCTGTTCGGCATCGTCAAACCATTTTCCAGAATGTGCTTTGATCCCGAAAACAAGGTAATGCGGAAGGTGGATTTGCCCGTTTCCACCATGCGCAGCCAATTGAAAGAAGCTTCAGGAAAATTTGAAAATCCTTTTAAGGCGAAGAGGAGTGCGGACTTTGAATCAAATAATCCGCCGGATATTTTTTATGTGACCCGGGACGGGCGTTATGCCGTGATGGCGCAGTTTTCCGGATGCTCCCTGTATAATTACGAACCGGCAGTGCTGATCTGGGATATTGGGAAAAAGAGGGCCTCCGGGGAGGTCGTGTACTGGTTTCCCTTCATTTTATACATGGAGATTTCTCCGGGGGAAAAATATTTGCATTTCCATGGTGGAAACAGGGCGCCTGAAGGAGTTGTCTCTTTCGCCTCGGGGACGCCCATGAAAGCTCCGGGAAAAATCCTAGCTTTTTCCGCGGACGATTCCATGATCGCATGGCTGGACGGCGAGAATGTCAGGGTTTGGAAAATATCCGGAAATGGAGAGTCCGGCAATTAA
- a CDS encoding HAD hydrolase family protein, translating to MELMRFLPVRALPLPEESRYLFSFDFDDTLFTLGGPAGERRSFFRLMRALRARYGVLWGINTGRDPVYLREGLMDMFQDDPEAFAPDFTVTMERNVHLADAEGRLMPGVCWNDACAVAHDSLFSRYGRMLEELMEHLEKQFSGLELQRQQHDAFSLVVNDARGLDAVSGVIHGTVAPYEEIVTQRAGPYLRFSHRDYNKGTALAFIASRFGIPYARAAVFGDGHNDLDAMRNLPEAFRCCPSNAADEVKAMVVSGHGYISPKARTMGVLDGLVNGVLPHFGMRTDVLKAAEWKRGADEPLAE from the coding sequence ATGGAATTGATGCGTTTTCTTCCGGTCCGGGCACTTCCGCTGCCCGAAGAGTCCCGGTACCTTTTTTCGTTCGATTTTGACGATACCCTGTTCACCCTGGGCGGTCCTGCCGGGGAGCGCCGCAGTTTTTTCCGCCTCATGCGTGCGCTCCGGGCGCGCTATGGCGTGCTTTGGGGCATCAATACGGGGCGTGACCCGGTTTACCTGAGGGAGGGACTGATGGACATGTTTCAGGATGATCCGGAAGCGTTTGCCCCGGATTTTACCGTGACCATGGAACGCAACGTCCATCTGGCGGATGCGGAAGGCCGCCTGATGCCGGGTGTGTGCTGGAACGATGCATGTGCGGTTGCCCATGATTCCCTGTTCAGCCGGTATGGCCGTATGCTGGAGGAGTTGATGGAGCATCTGGAAAAGCAGTTTTCCGGGCTGGAGCTCCAGAGGCAGCAGCATGACGCCTTTTCCCTGGTGGTGAACGATGCGCGGGGGCTGGATGCAGTGTCCGGCGTGATTCATGGAACGGTGGCCCCTTATGAGGAAATCGTCACGCAGAGGGCGGGGCCTTACCTGCGTTTCAGCCACCGGGATTACAACAAGGGAACGGCTCTGGCTTTTATAGCATCCCGGTTCGGCATCCCCTATGCTCGTGCGGCCGTTTTCGGCGACGGGCACAATGACCTGGACGCCATGAGGAATTTGCCGGAAGCGTTCCGTTGCTGTCCGTCTAATGCGGCGGATGAAGTGAAGGCCATGGTCGTTTCCGGCCACGGCTACATCAGTCCAAAAGCGCGAACCATGGGAGTTCTGGACGGCTTGGTGAACGGGGTCCTTCCGCATTTCGGCATGCGGACGGATGTCTTGAAGGCGGCGGAATGGAAACGGGGTGCGGATGAACCGCTTGCCGAATGA
- a CDS encoding MFS transporter, giving the protein MKLLNDWLGFFKPLQVKNLQIFWSGQACALIGMWLQVTAMGILVYSISGGSATAVGLLAALNALPFFLGGMLLAGLGDRFDRRKLLIAVQSVQWLVAAVLFLLTFLDALQLWHLYAAGLVMGINQTVGFPTQQAFVGDLIPRKQLQEAVGMYSLVFNTCRAVGPALAGYIIAEWGAATAFGGNVLASLPLIGCLVSLKGHISEAAAPKKQRGSGRKVSGLKAVLSTRSLLFIMLSALIQNICGQSLYQIVPALMHGNPRNTGLILGAVGAGAMVSILLVMPFARKSDRVGAKLSSGTLWMGSALCVAGIVNVVEVQALCFFFAGLATSTLFVTSSSAVQLLAPPERKSAILGLFSIVTIGVQPLAAMGWGAVVDSLGVQATIIMAGGLEALFSIWMLSVPFWRNFRFTPDDCLEGA; this is encoded by the coding sequence ATGAAATTGCTGAATGACTGGCTGGGCTTTTTCAAGCCCCTTCAGGTGAAGAACCTGCAAATTTTCTGGTCCGGGCAGGCATGTGCCCTGATCGGAATGTGGCTGCAGGTTACAGCCATGGGCATCCTGGTTTACAGCATTTCCGGCGGTTCCGCCACGGCGGTGGGTTTGCTGGCCGCCCTAAATGCGCTGCCCTTCTTTTTAGGGGGCATGCTGCTGGCCGGACTGGGCGACCGCTTTGACCGCCGCAAGCTGCTGATTGCCGTGCAATCCGTGCAATGGCTGGTGGCGGCGGTCCTGTTTCTTCTGACGTTTCTGGATGCCCTGCAATTGTGGCATTTGTATGCGGCGGGGCTGGTCATGGGCATCAACCAGACGGTGGGCTTTCCCACGCAGCAGGCGTTTGTGGGGGACCTGATCCCCCGGAAGCAGCTCCAGGAGGCGGTGGGGATGTATTCCCTGGTATTCAACACATGCAGGGCGGTGGGCCCGGCTTTGGCAGGCTATATCATTGCGGAATGGGGGGCGGCCACCGCTTTCGGTGGCAATGTCCTGGCCAGTCTTCCGCTGATCGGCTGCCTGGTTTCCCTGAAAGGCCATATTTCCGAAGCCGCCGCGCCGAAAAAGCAGCGCGGTTCCGGCAGAAAGGTTTCCGGTCTCAAGGCGGTATTGTCCACCCGCAGCCTGCTGTTCATCATGCTCAGCGCCCTGATCCAGAATATTTGCGGGCAGTCTCTCTACCAGATCGTTCCGGCCCTGATGCACGGAAATCCCCGCAATACCGGACTGATACTGGGAGCGGTGGGAGCTGGAGCCATGGTCAGCATCCTGCTGGTAATGCCCTTTGCGCGCAAAAGCGACAGGGTGGGGGCCAAGCTTTCTTCCGGAACCCTGTGGATGGGGAGCGCCCTTTGCGTGGCGGGCATCGTCAACGTGGTGGAGGTGCAGGCCCTGTGTTTCTTTTTTGCGGGCCTGGCTACCTCCACGCTGTTCGTTACCTCCTCTTCCGCCGTTCAGCTTCTGGCGCCTCCGGAAAGGAAATCCGCCATTCTGGGGCTTTTCAGCATCGTCACGATCGGAGTGCAGCCGTTGGCCGCCATGGGCTGGGGGGCCGTGGTGGATTCCTTGGGAGTCCAAGCGACGATTATCATGGCCGGAGGGCTGGAAGCCCTGTTCTCCATCTGGATGCTCAGCGTGCCTTTCTGGCGCAATTTCAGGTTTACCCCGGATGACTGCCTGGAAGGAGCATGA
- a CDS encoding OmpA family protein, which produces MSEYQDNSGELRENRRRRSRFILPAPRHLAAVAVGGVLAALLVHYLGFVVLSWFDLGIHVHKTVAEEPASKPLPEKIVLKADDRPAPDVTEIPEMPVVEQIKELPPPELPDLEDMLPEQVVIAPGETSFSADPVSPSPPESLSPQMPLVDMKSIAQGLPELSPPEALKPSASPATVKTAEPEMVNPDEWYNNKLKGSGGQDDSHLPDGSKSLAQLMAQSNLGKDSGYSRLGADLLFEYNKAVMKNSARLSMLQLAGLMMKNPDTIFIVEGHTDSFGSEEYNAVLSLMRANAVRQWLLDNGISLTRPNGECRLYIRACGASRPVVSTKGDQNAQAANRRVEIHMRKPGEEIPAGSLPVTHAVDMNTPIARQVRARMGAKAKISAPAEGRPAVSAPSVRPAAPAVKPPVSSPPQKERIPVAEPVPETIPSAEPVEEDIPNAEPLEDDIPLAEPVVKAYGSVGMKGGLA; this is translated from the coding sequence GTGAGTGAGTATCAGGACAACAGCGGAGAACTCCGCGAGAACCGCCGCAGGCGCAGCCGTTTCATTCTGCCTGCGCCGCGCCATTTGGCGGCTGTGGCCGTGGGAGGCGTTCTGGCGGCGCTGCTGGTGCATTATCTGGGGTTTGTCGTCCTGAGCTGGTTCGACCTGGGTATTCATGTCCACAAGACTGTCGCGGAGGAGCCGGCTTCAAAGCCGCTTCCTGAGAAAATCGTTCTGAAGGCGGACGACCGTCCGGCTCCGGACGTGACGGAAATTCCTGAAATGCCGGTGGTTGAGCAGATCAAGGAACTGCCCCCTCCGGAACTGCCCGATCTGGAGGACATGCTTCCGGAACAGGTGGTGATTGCACCGGGAGAAACCAGTTTTTCCGCTGATCCCGTTTCTCCCTCCCCTCCGGAATCTCTCTCCCCCCAAATGCCCCTGGTGGACATGAAATCCATTGCCCAGGGGCTTCCGGAGCTTTCCCCTCCGGAAGCGCTGAAGCCTTCCGCCAGTCCGGCGACCGTCAAGACGGCGGAGCCGGAGATGGTCAATCCGGATGAATGGTACAATAACAAGCTGAAGGGCTCAGGCGGCCAGGACGATTCCCATTTGCCGGACGGCAGCAAGTCCCTGGCCCAGCTGATGGCCCAGTCCAATCTGGGGAAGGACAGCGGGTACAGCAGGCTGGGGGCGGATCTCCTGTTTGAGTACAACAAGGCGGTGATGAAGAATTCCGCCCGTCTCAGCATGCTCCAGCTTGCGGGGCTGATGATGAAGAATCCGGACACGATTTTCATTGTGGAGGGGCATACGGACAGTTTCGGCTCCGAGGAATATAACGCCGTGCTTTCCCTCATGCGGGCGAACGCGGTGCGCCAGTGGCTGCTGGATAACGGCATTTCACTGACGCGGCCCAACGGGGAATGCAGATTGTACATCCGGGCTTGCGGGGCTTCCCGCCCGGTGGTGTCCACCAAGGGGGACCAGAATGCACAGGCTGCCAACCGGCGCGTGGAAATCCACATGCGCAAGCCGGGCGAGGAGATCCCCGCCGGCAGCCTTCCCGTCACCCATGCCGTGGACATGAATACACCCATCGCCCGCCAGGTGCGTGCAAGGATGGGGGCCAAGGCGAAGATTTCCGCCCCGGCGGAAGGCCGTCCCGCCGTTTCCGCTCCGTCCGTCCGTCCTGCTGCTCCTGCCGTGAAGCCTCCGGTAAGTTCCCCACCGCAGAAGGAACGGATTCCCGTGGCGGAGCCCGTGCCTGAAACCATCCCGTCCGCGGAACCGGTGGAGGAAGATATTCCCAATGCCGAACCGCTGGAAGATGACATTCCACTGGCGGAACCCGTGGTGAAAGCGTATGGCTCTGTGGGGATGAAGGGAGGACTGGCCTGA
- a CDS encoding HAD-IA family hydrolase, translated as MTIPDQIPEDPANAEKARNLLRRASAVIFDFDGLLVDTEYAIYASWLRVFDSCGHPLPLDLFNQCLGSGYTHWNPGDHLEKLTGRTFDWDEINALRQKEIVRDLEHAGLLPGAGELIRSLAEKGIPMAVASSSSHRWVDGWLNKLDIMPYFKTVVCRDDNLPVKPDPALFLRAAENLEIPPSACLVLEDSQNGTTAAFRAGMPVISIPNRVTAQADFSHASVKIGSLKELL; from the coding sequence ATGACCATTCCTGACCAAATTCCGGAAGATCCTGCAAATGCAGAAAAGGCGCGGAACCTGCTGCGCCGGGCAAGCGCCGTGATTTTCGACTTCGACGGTCTGCTGGTAGACACGGAATACGCCATTTACGCTTCATGGCTGCGGGTATTTGACTCCTGCGGCCATCCCCTGCCTCTGGACCTGTTCAACCAGTGCCTGGGAAGCGGTTACACGCACTGGAACCCCGGCGACCATCTGGAAAAACTGACGGGAAGAACATTCGACTGGGACGAAATCAATGCGCTCCGCCAGAAGGAAATCGTACGCGATCTGGAACATGCCGGGCTGCTGCCCGGAGCCGGCGAACTCATCCGCAGCCTGGCGGAAAAAGGAATTCCCATGGCCGTAGCCTCCAGCTCCTCCCATCGCTGGGTGGACGGCTGGCTGAACAAGCTGGACATCATGCCTTATTTCAAAACCGTCGTCTGCCGGGACGACAATCTGCCCGTCAAGCCCGATCCCGCCCTGTTCCTCAGAGCGGCGGAAAACCTCGAAATTCCTCCTTCGGCGTGCCTGGTGCTGGAAGATTCCCAGAACGGCACCACGGCGGCCTTCCGTGCGGGCATGCCCGTCATTTCCATCCCGAACCGGGTGACGGCCCAGGCGGATTTTTCCCATGCAAGCGTCAAAATAGGTTCCCTGAAGGAACTCCTTTAA
- a CDS encoding M60 family metallopeptidase produces the protein MHVSSLARKAGRGSAVGWFLMLLLICGVGAGYYLYQDNQEKKRVAQELTAERQAKEKAMKAAAEKQRKQREKEIRERREKEREAAELAREEARKKKEALEQEAVQKLQEQAKREEAEKRRREELERREREEQERQQEEPAEEEEPEPEGRFPQPVKNPMPDLSVYATVCKDEIPMDADKPLETWSWDKAEKLTGMEEFPSGSTPWKRGTDDKRMDDLLERCRSWKDDKPSTLKACPAAKDFPGAPQDGAPLVRRTVEIDSNITGWHSTGLYAPPGAEISCSLSGAPKESSLGIRIGCHTDSLHKLDAWRRVPEITVQVPADRGRVKLVNPMGGLVYVNVGKRSKRGRTFKVQISGATPAPLFILGVTTPEQWAAQLENCKAPWGEIRMPRLVMTMPVEQLKRCPDVQKVAEFLQKNMALQDWIMGWDTKPDRLHHPMRFVVDRQISAGAGHSGYPAMATTDWTNSIASGAIINSGSWGLWHELGHNHQAPPFTMEGQTEVSVNIFSMLCEVMGTGKNYESCWGGGMGPYGMSSELKKYFTGSQTYKDAPNKVQLFFWVELMYHLGFDAFRQVALQYHDKPYDNGKLSDEKKWEWVMSAFSKVTGKNMGPFFEIWRIPVSEHARAKMKNLPVWLPSSDYPACYTRDE, from the coding sequence ATGCATGTTTCTTCGTTGGCCCGCAAGGCAGGCAGGGGCTCTGCCGTAGGATGGTTCCTGATGCTGCTGTTGATTTGCGGCGTCGGAGCCGGGTATTATCTGTATCAGGACAATCAGGAAAAGAAAAGGGTGGCGCAGGAGTTGACTGCTGAACGCCAGGCAAAGGAAAAAGCCATGAAGGCCGCCGCTGAAAAACAGAGAAAGCAGCGGGAAAAGGAAATAAGGGAACGCCGGGAGAAGGAGCGGGAAGCCGCCGAACTGGCCAGGGAGGAAGCGAGGAAGAAGAAGGAGGCCCTGGAACAGGAGGCGGTGCAAAAACTTCAGGAGCAGGCCAAGAGGGAGGAAGCGGAAAAGAGGAGGAGGGAAGAGCTGGAACGCCGTGAGCGGGAGGAACAGGAGCGCCAGCAGGAAGAACCCGCCGAGGAGGAAGAGCCGGAACCCGAAGGGCGCTTTCCGCAGCCTGTCAAGAATCCCATGCCGGATCTTTCCGTGTACGCCACCGTCTGCAAGGATGAAATACCGATGGATGCCGACAAGCCCCTGGAAACATGGTCATGGGACAAGGCTGAAAAATTGACAGGCATGGAGGAATTCCCTTCCGGAAGTACACCGTGGAAAAGAGGGACGGATGACAAGCGCATGGATGACTTGCTGGAAAGGTGCCGCTCCTGGAAGGACGACAAGCCTTCCACCCTGAAGGCCTGCCCGGCGGCAAAGGATTTTCCCGGAGCTCCGCAGGACGGCGCTCCGCTCGTGAGGCGCACGGTGGAGATAGATTCCAACATCACAGGATGGCACAGCACGGGTCTGTATGCCCCACCGGGAGCGGAAATTTCATGTTCCCTGTCCGGGGCGCCCAAGGAGAGTTCTCTCGGAATCCGCATCGGGTGCCATACGGACAGCCTGCACAAGCTGGATGCCTGGAGAAGGGTTCCGGAAATAACGGTGCAGGTCCCGGCGGACCGGGGGCGCGTGAAGCTGGTGAATCCGATGGGCGGCCTGGTGTATGTGAATGTGGGCAAGCGTTCCAAGAGAGGCCGGACCTTCAAGGTGCAGATTTCCGGAGCTACTCCGGCGCCTCTCTTTATTCTGGGGGTGACTACTCCGGAACAATGGGCGGCGCAGTTGGAAAATTGCAAGGCCCCGTGGGGGGAAATCCGCATGCCGCGCCTGGTGATGACCATGCCGGTGGAGCAGTTGAAACGCTGCCCCGACGTTCAGAAGGTGGCGGAATTCCTGCAAAAAAACATGGCGCTCCAGGATTGGATCATGGGGTGGGATACCAAGCCGGACCGCCTTCATCATCCCATGCGCTTTGTCGTGGACAGACAGATTTCCGCAGGAGCCGGGCACTCCGGCTATCCCGCCATGGCGACGACCGACTGGACGAATTCGATCGCCAGCGGCGCCATCATCAATTCCGGAAGCTGGGGGCTTTGGCATGAACTGGGGCACAACCATCAGGCGCCTCCGTTCACGATGGAGGGGCAGACGGAAGTTTCCGTCAACATTTTTTCCATGCTCTGTGAAGTGATGGGGACGGGCAAGAATTACGAGTCCTGCTGGGGCGGGGGCATGGGGCCGTACGGCATGAGCTCCGAACTGAAGAAATATTTTACCGGAAGCCAGACTTACAAGGACGCGCCCAACAAGGTGCAGCTCTTCTTCTGGGTGGAGCTGATGTACCATCTGGGGTTTGACGCCTTCCGGCAAGTGGCCCTGCAATACCATGACAAGCCTTACGACAATGGCAAGTTAAGCGATGAAAAGAAATGGGAATGGGTGATGTCCGCCTTTTCCAAGGTGACGGGTAAGAACATGGGACCCTTCTTTGAAATCTGGCGCATACCCGTTTCCGAACACGCCAGGGCCAAAATGAAAAATCTGCCTGTCTGGCTGCCTTCCAGCGATTATCCCGCCTGTTATACGCGGGATGAATAG
- a CDS encoding DUF4339 domain-containing protein — protein MPSQHCPLYHYRVKDKVVGPVSLADLHVLLTSKKIPPDTMIREEHCQTWMPLTAEFRRQERLARPRTSAALLACRPPKSSFLFYAIALFSMACGIVHSVMENYFQYMEVVFLPSIAFFMGKMLAYMHLLTGGIRKIPIDTPDR, from the coding sequence ATGCCCTCCCAACATTGCCCATTATATCACTATCGCGTCAAGGACAAGGTCGTCGGCCCCGTCAGCCTGGCCGACCTTCATGTTCTGCTCACTTCCAAAAAAATTCCTCCGGACACCATGATCCGTGAAGAACATTGCCAGACATGGATGCCCCTCACGGCGGAATTCCGCCGCCAGGAGCGCCTGGCCCGCCCCCGGACGTCGGCCGCCCTGCTGGCCTGCCGTCCTCCGAAAAGCAGTTTCCTGTTCTACGCCATTGCCCTGTTCAGCATGGCCTGCGGTATTGTTCACTCCGTGATGGAAAACTACTTCCAGTACATGGAAGTGGTGTTTCTGCCTTCCATAGCGTTTTTCATGGGCAAAATGCTGGCATACATGCACCTGCTCACCGGAGGAATCAGAAAAATTCCCATAGACACCCCGGACCGCTGA
- a CDS encoding alpha/beta hydrolase — MFKRLVQLFFLLVLVAVAGLVWFSWYASTPLLVPVGAAESSASGESMIMEPVETVSADGTAIAGYLVRPRLSGTLTPRQNRVRDALKLRGNMTHLDEKPELVVICTSWDNGVQGSLPLAEGLTGAGYSCLVWNPRGRDNARQYCTYGLKEYADVTALLDAVAEKTGGLPPVAAVGQGFGAAVLLKAASEDPRIRCMVSMDCFPSLKTVAMREMEQDWGKTLCYPAFWLMDAGVAWRADFSTFDVAPVDYALKLDYPAMVVCTNQYFFSTLEDSLNIYDSLKNDKKQLYESIREGEPYGTKERTFLHVIEGKKGEKFEKTYKVNVYDGDDELQAGIAEWIHDNTRMPMPRVLMNESYRFPVTAAAPSGR; from the coding sequence ATGTTCAAGCGTCTTGTCCAACTATTTTTCCTGCTCGTGCTTGTTGCGGTGGCCGGGCTGGTGTGGTTTTCCTGGTATGCCTCCACCCCGCTGCTGGTTCCGGTGGGGGCGGCGGAAAGTTCCGCTTCCGGAGAGTCCATGATCATGGAGCCTGTGGAGACCGTTTCCGCCGATGGGACGGCGATTGCCGGCTATCTGGTGCGTCCCCGCCTGTCCGGCACTCTGACGCCGCGCCAGAACCGCGTGAGGGACGCCCTGAAACTGCGGGGCAACATGACGCATCTGGATGAAAAGCCGGAACTGGTGGTGATCTGCACTTCCTGGGATAATGGCGTGCAGGGGTCCCTTCCTCTGGCGGAAGGCCTGACCGGAGCCGGATATTCCTGCCTGGTCTGGAATCCCCGCGGCAGGGACAACGCACGGCAATATTGCACGTACGGATTGAAGGAATATGCGGATGTTACCGCCTTGCTTGACGCCGTGGCGGAGAAAACGGGAGGTTTGCCGCCTGTGGCCGCCGTGGGGCAGGGGTTCGGGGCGGCTGTGCTGTTGAAGGCCGCTTCCGAAGATCCCCGCATCCGCTGCATGGTGTCCATGGACTGCTTCCCCTCCCTGAAGACGGTGGCGATGCGGGAGATGGAGCAGGACTGGGGAAAAACCCTGTGCTATCCTGCTTTCTGGCTCATGGATGCCGGGGTGGCGTGGCGTGCTGATTTCAGCACGTTTGACGTGGCTCCGGTGGATTATGCCCTGAAGTTGGATTATCCGGCTATGGTCGTCTGTACCAACCAGTACTTTTTTTCCACTCTGGAAGATTCCCTGAACATTTACGATTCCCTGAAGAACGACAAGAAGCAACTTTATGAATCCATCCGGGAAGGGGAGCCCTACGGAACGAAGGAACGGACCTTTCTCCATGTTATTGAAGGAAAGAAGGGGGAAAAATTTGAGAAAACGTATAAAGTCAACGTGTATGATGGGGATGACGAGCTGCAGGCTGGCATTGCGGAGTGGATTCATGACAATACCCGCATGCCCATGCCCAGGGTGCTGATGAATGAATCCTACCGTTTTCCCGTGACGGCTGCGGCGCCGTCCGGCAGATGA